AAACCATCGAGCTGGCAAATCACCGCTGGTTCTTCGCCTGCCAGTTCCACCCGGAATTCACCTCCACCCCGCGTGACGGCCATCCGCTGTTCATCGCCTACGTGAAGGCCGCGCTGGCATACCAAGCCGACAAGATGGCGAGCTGATCGGAAATAGCTGACCACGCTCAATGCGCCGGACGAGCGTGTACAGCACAATCCCAAGCTGAGCACTTGCTGTCATAAACAGCCGGTACAGTCCGCCTGGCCCGCCAGGCGGACCGCCTCTGCAAGTTCAACCAAAAAGCTATGAAGGGAAAGACAATGAGTTCGATCATTGACGTGGTAGCTCGCGAAATTCTGGACTCCCGCGGCAATCCGACCGTGGAAGCGGATGTATTGCTTGAGTCCGGCATCATGGGCCGCGCGGCCGTGCCGTCCGGTGCCTCCACTGGCACTCGCGAAGCCCTGGAGTTGCGCGACGGCGACAAGAGCCGCTACCTGGGCAAGGGCGTGCTGAAAGCCGTTGACAACATCAACACCGAAATCTGCGAAGCCATCATCGGCCTGGACGCTTCCGATCAAACCTTCATAGACAAGACCCTGATCGAACTGGACGGAACCGAGACCAAATCCCGCCTGGGCGCCAACGCCATGCTGGCCGTCTCCATGGCCGTAGCCCGCGCCGCCGCCGAAGATTCCGGCCTGTCGCTGTACCGCTACCTGGGCGGCGCCGGCCCGATGGCGCTGCCAGTGCCGATGATGAACGTCATCAACGGCGGCGAACACGCCAACAACACCCTGGACATCCAGGAATTCATGATCATCCCCGTGGGCGCGCAAACTTTCCGCGAAGCGTTGCGCATGGGCGCCGAAATCTTCCATAACCTGAAGAAGATCTGCGACAAGAAGGGATACGCCACCACCGTCGGCGACGAAGGCGGCTTCGCCCCGAACCTGGAAAGCCATGAAGACGCGATCAAACTGATCCTGGAAGCCGTGGACGCCGCAGGCTACGTGGCCGGCCAGGACGTGATGATCGCGCTGGACTGCGCCGCCTCCGAGTTCTTCCGCGACGGCAAGTACCACCTGACCGCGGAAAAACTGTCGCTGTCCTCGGAAGAGTTCGCCGACTACCTGGAAAATCTGGTCAACAAGTACCCGATCATCTCGATCGAAGACGGCATGGCCGAGCAAGACTGGGCGGGCTGGAGCCTGCTGACCGATCGCCTGGGCCAGAAAGTCCAGATCGTCGGCGACGACGTGTTCGTCACCAACCCGAAAATCCTGGCCGAAGGCATCGCCAAGGGCGTGGCCAATTCGCTGCTGGTGAAAGTGAACCAGATCGGCACGCTGTCGGAAACCCTGAAAGCAGTTGATCTGGCCAAGCGTTCCCGCTATACCTGCGTTATGAGCCACCGCTCCGGCGAGACCGAAGACAGCACCATCGCCGATCTGGCAGTCGCCACCAACTGCATGCAGATCAAAACCGGCTCGCTGTCGCGCTCAGACCGCATGGCCAAATACAACCAATTGCTGCGCATCGAGGAAGAACTGGGCGACGCCGCCTACTATCCGGGCCGTGCAGCGTTTTACCACCTGAAGTGATTGCATGCGCTGGCTGACCGTGACCCTGGTATCCTTGATTCTTGCCTTGCAATGGCCGCTCTGGTTCGGCAAGGGCAGTTGGCTCAGGGTCTGGCAGCTGGACAAGCAGCTGCAGGAACAGCGGGCGACCACCCAACAGCTGGTTGCCCGCAACGCCGCCCTGGATGCGGAAGTGCGCGATCTGAAGCAAGGCAGTGACGCAATCGAGGAAAGAGCTCGAAATGAACTTGGCATGATTCGCAACGGCGAGGTATTTTTCCAACTGCTGGACCCCAGCAAAAATCCCTCCCGACCGAGTCCGCGATAACGTACACTCACCCACTGACAACCGATGATGGCAGGCCGCCTTAAAAGCACCAAGGTTTGGGCAATGACGACACAAAACCCCATCGAAGTGGCAAGAGAAACCCTGAAGCAGCTTTCCATGCGCAAGCTGCTTCCGACACCGGAAAACTTCGAGCGGGTCTACCATGAGTTGACGCAAACCCCACTGGGGCGCGACAACAAATTGGCGGTGCTGCTGCTAAGAGCGCTGGAAACGCTGCCCCAGGACAATCCCCAGGCCAAGGTCACGCTGACCCGCCTGCGTCAGGTATTGGATGAAAACCGCTGGGAGCAAGCCCCGCAGCTGGTCATCGACTTTCTGCGCTCAATCTTCTCCGCTCAGCAACTGACGCAAAGCTGGGGCCAGCTGATCCAGAACCTGATCAAGAGCTGGGACATGCGCCAGCCCGATCTGCCCCTTCACCACAAGCAAAGCACGCTGGAACGCGTGCTGATCAATTTCGGCAACCAGCCCGACGAACTGAACCAGAAGCTGGTCGCCCTGCTGCAAAACTGGAACGCCTCGCCATCCAGCCGCGACCTCCCCCCGCCAGATCCCCTGCCCGCGCTCGAAGCCGCCGACGATGAAGCCGCAGGCAACTGGCAAGCCTGGCAAAAAACCCTCGCCTTCGCCCTCAAGCACGGGCTCGAACCTCGCCTGCTGGACTATCCGGACCTGGTAGATGGCCTGGAAGCGATGCTGCAGGAGCTGGAAGGCATCAATGACGATGCCAGCCTGAATGTGTTCATGCCCAAACTCCGGGCCTTCATGATCAAGCTGGAGCTGCAATCGCAACAGGAAGGGCGGCTGGCCACCGGCCTCGCCAATCTGTTGAAGCTGATGCTGGACAACGTTGCCGAGCTCAACCGCTCAGACGACTACCTGCTGGGCCAGGTCAGCTCGCTGCAGGAGATTCTGTCGCACGAACCGCTGTCCATGCAGCAGATTTATCAGCTGGAAACCAGCCTCAAGGAAGTCATCCGCAAGCAAGGCATGCTGAAGAGCTCGCTGGACGAAGCCGCCAGCTCCCTGCGCGCGCTGCTGGACCGCTTCGTCAGCCGGTTGGCGATGATGACCGACAGCACCGACGAATTCCACGGCAAAATCCAGGCCCACAGCGAGAAGCTGAAGCAGATGCCCGCCGTGGACGAATTGGGCGGCATCATCGGCGCGTTGATGGAGGACACCTCCATCATGCAACTGGACCTGACGCGCTCCCGCGACGAGCTGGTCTCAGCCAAAGAGCAAGTGGAAGCCGCCGAACGCCGCATCCATGAGCTGGAAAACGCGCTGGAGGCCGCCAGCGCCAAGGTCAAGGAAGACCAGTTGACCGGCGCCTACAACCGCCGCGGCCTGGCCGAGTATTTCCAGCGCGAGATCGGCCGCGCCGAGCGCACCGCCGCGCCACTGTCCGTCGCGCTCTTGGACGTGGACAACTTCAAACAGCTGAACGACCGCTACGGCCACCTGGCCGGCGACGACGCGCTGAAATATCTGGTCGACACCATCAAGCACAGCCTGCGCCCTGCCGACATCGTCGCCCGCTTCGGCGGCGAGGAGTTCGTGATCCTGATGCCGGACACGCCGGAAACCGAAGCGGTGCAGACCGTGCAGCGGCTGCAGCGCGAACTCACCAAGACCTTCTTTCTGGCCAACAACGACAAGCTGCTGATCACCTTCAGCGCCGGCATCGCCCGCTGGCATCTGGGCGAACAAGAGTCCGACGTGCTGGAGCGGGCCGACCACGCGATGTACCAGGCCAAGATCAACGGCAAGAACCGCGTCTGTTCGGCCGAGGACATGCCAAGCTGACGCCAGGCCCTGCTCTCCCCGCGCAAAAAGGGATGGCGAAAGCCATCCCTTTTTCACCATGCAACAAGCGGATCAGCCGCCCTTCTTCATTCTCTTGCCCGCCTCCGCGCGCTGGCGGCGCACTTCTTTCGGGTCCGCCAGCAGCGGACGGTAAATCTCGACCCTATCGCCCTCGCGCAACGGCGCGTCCGGCTTCGCCGCCTTGCCGAACACCCCCAGCTTCAGCGCCGAGCGATCCAGCTCCGGACACGCCTCCAAAATGCCCGAAGCCAGCGCCGCGCCCTGGACGGTCGCGCCCTCAGGCAAGTTCAACGCCACCAGCCACTGCCGGTCTGGCCGGGCATAGGCCACTTCCACATTCAGCCGCTCAGTCATCGCCATACTTCCTATCCGCTTCCTTGATGAAGGCATCCACCAAGGAGCCCGAGATATGGCCGAACACCGGCCCGATCAGCTTTTCCAGAATGCGGCTGGAAAACTGGTAGCGCAGGCTGAACTCAATCTTGCAGCCAAAATCGCCCAGCGGCTTGAAGCTCCATACGCCTTCCAGTTGCTCGAACGGC
This genomic window from Chromobacterium phragmitis contains:
- the ftsB gene encoding cell division protein FtsB, with translation MRWLTVTLVSLILALQWPLWFGKGSWLRVWQLDKQLQEQRATTQQLVARNAALDAEVRDLKQGSDAIEERARNELGMIRNGEVFFQLLDPSKNPSRPSPR
- a CDS encoding RnfH family protein, with product MTERLNVEVAYARPDRQWLVALNLPEGATVQGAALASGILEACPELDRSALKLGVFGKAAKPDAPLREGDRVEIYRPLLADPKEVRRQRAEAGKRMKKGG
- a CDS encoding GGDEF domain-containing protein, whose amino-acid sequence is MTTQNPIEVARETLKQLSMRKLLPTPENFERVYHELTQTPLGRDNKLAVLLLRALETLPQDNPQAKVTLTRLRQVLDENRWEQAPQLVIDFLRSIFSAQQLTQSWGQLIQNLIKSWDMRQPDLPLHHKQSTLERVLINFGNQPDELNQKLVALLQNWNASPSSRDLPPPDPLPALEAADDEAAGNWQAWQKTLAFALKHGLEPRLLDYPDLVDGLEAMLQELEGINDDASLNVFMPKLRAFMIKLELQSQQEGRLATGLANLLKLMLDNVAELNRSDDYLLGQVSSLQEILSHEPLSMQQIYQLETSLKEVIRKQGMLKSSLDEAASSLRALLDRFVSRLAMMTDSTDEFHGKIQAHSEKLKQMPAVDELGGIIGALMEDTSIMQLDLTRSRDELVSAKEQVEAAERRIHELENALEAASAKVKEDQLTGAYNRRGLAEYFQREIGRAERTAAPLSVALLDVDNFKQLNDRYGHLAGDDALKYLVDTIKHSLRPADIVARFGGEEFVILMPDTPETEAVQTVQRLQRELTKTFFLANNDKLLITFSAGIARWHLGEQESDVLERADHAMYQAKINGKNRVCSAEDMPS
- the eno gene encoding phosphopyruvate hydratase gives rise to the protein MSSIIDVVAREILDSRGNPTVEADVLLESGIMGRAAVPSGASTGTREALELRDGDKSRYLGKGVLKAVDNINTEICEAIIGLDASDQTFIDKTLIELDGTETKSRLGANAMLAVSMAVARAAAEDSGLSLYRYLGGAGPMALPVPMMNVINGGEHANNTLDIQEFMIIPVGAQTFREALRMGAEIFHNLKKICDKKGYATTVGDEGGFAPNLESHEDAIKLILEAVDAAGYVAGQDVMIALDCAASEFFRDGKYHLTAEKLSLSSEEFADYLENLVNKYPIISIEDGMAEQDWAGWSLLTDRLGQKVQIVGDDVFVTNPKILAEGIAKGVANSLLVKVNQIGTLSETLKAVDLAKRSRYTCVMSHRSGETEDSTIADLAVATNCMQIKTGSLSRSDRMAKYNQLLRIEEELGDAAYYPGRAAFYHLK